The DNA window CAATATTTACTTAAGATTGACGAAGTCATTGTAAACAGTCTTTGGATTTTATTTGACCTATTTGCATTTACACATTTATTATgaatttttatacattttctcTTAGCAATACGGTTGCTTCTATTTGTTATGGCTTGTTTTTAGAAGTATATCGCTATCACTTAGGATCGATTTCGCAAACCTAGCCGTTTATCACTTATCTTAACTACGTGAATTCGATATGTACTGGTTCTACTTAATTAGCCCATCATTGGGTAATGCTCTTGCCCCTGGTCTCAGGCAAAAATATCCCCAGAACTGCCAAACCTAGTAGACAGAAACTCGCTGACACAAACATTGTGATATGCACTCCATAATCGTTGATCAGGACGGGATAAGTGATGAGGGCAATGAATACGGATAAACTGAGTCCGCACATACTGATGGAGATGCCAGGGGCGCGAATCTGCAAGGACATGAGTTTTAAGTTAAATCCTTTGACATAGAAGCGTAGCCGAGCTTACCTTAAAGGGCAAAAGCTCAACTATGATGACAAAGGTAAGAGCCACTATGCCCGCTGACGCCGTGAAGGACACAATGCCCATTAGGGTTAGTGCAATCCAACCATTGTTGTGTAAAAAGTCCTGCGAGGCAAAGGACTTCAGCagacccactcccagctcagCCAAACCCATTCCGGCCAGCGATGGGATCAAAAGGAGCCGACGACCCACGCGGTCCACCAGCAAAACGGCGCTGATCAAACCAAAAATCTGCACAACACCCAGAAATATGCCACATAGATTGGGCTCCATCCTGCTACCTAGTTGCTCGAAGATGGTCGACGAATAGTTGAAGATGGCAAAGGATCCCGACATCTGATTGGAGAGTAGCAAAACGGCGATCAGTCCAAATGCTTTTCCCGAGACCTTGTTAACTAAATTGAATTGAAGATACAAATTTGTCATTGTAAGGTGAAACATTTTTTCTAAAGAAGTAAAGTGTCAACggaattaaataataatgttaaagtggCCATACATTTGTATTGATACAATAAGTGTGCTGCCTACAAGAAGTAGTAATACAAAAATTTCCtaaatgtgtttattatattatcAATTTTAAACTTACAGAAATCAGCACTAGTAATCTTTTCAGTTATGCCGCTGGCGAGAACTTTATTTCGCAATATGTCAAATTCAGCTTTATTTTCGGCCTGTTGCGCTGGATCCTTCGATAAGTTCTTGTAAAAGCAAAAGGACTTTTCGGCCTTTTCTTCATAGCCCCGTTTCAGAAGGTCCTGTGGAGGCTCAGGAAGCGGAATTATCAGGCACAAATATAGAATTGGCAGGAAAATGACGACGCATGGAAGCACATGGTAGGATAGGCAATAGACCAATACAAATCCCACTGTGATACCACTACAGAGTGTCATCATAAAAAAAGAGCCTAGAGTTCCACGAACGCTTAAGGAATGTTGTGGTTAAACTAGTCTGAATATTATACGACTTGGCAAGTAGTTGCTTTGGAATGACTTACCTATTATCAGATACTTCCGCGATAAATACAGGAAAGCAAACCACCAAAGTGCCACCAGAAAATCCCAAAAGGACGCGGCACACATAAAAATACAGTGATTTGCTTGCGAAGTAGATCAAGATCCAATTAAGCtgtaaaaaaaatgcatgttttttttttgtaaagcCAAGGCAAAGTTATATTTACGATATTTGGTAGGGGCACAAAGTACATGCACTTCTTAATTCCGAAATACGAGACCGGGACGCAAATTAGCATATTACAAATCAGACACCCAATTCCAAAAGCAGCACCGATCCTGGAAATCTCAATGATGACAGTTAAATTTACATCTAAATTCACTATTTCCATTGCTGACATACCACTTCACCTCGCTGATGTCAATTGGATGGCCAATTGGACTGTTGTCGGAGATGAGAGTGGGCAGAGTGGGCGAGAACCATCCTAGGGATATCCCATGAGTCAACGACATCATgcacactggaaaaaatcaTTAGGTATCAACGATTGATCACACAGACCAACGGATTCTTACCCACGTATCATGGTGGAAAGCAACTGCCAGCGGGTGCGTCTGCTACAGATTTGCATATTCTATCGTTGCCTAACACTAGAAATCATGATATTCTTCATATTATAAAGATTTGAAAGCTTTACTCCTATGTTAAGAACCCCAAAATTTACTAGCTGACCACCTATGAATAACCAAAACAAATAATTCAGTGTGAGTGCTATGACAATGTAAATATGATTTATGTTCGGAAAGTctggaaaattgtttttatactAGCGTGTTTTTCAATCTTTATATCGCAGTTTATAGATTCCGGTCACTTTTTGGATCATTAGAGTGGTGAAACCCCTTAATAGAGTCATAAAATACGCAAACGCTCGAAATTCACTTTTAATCTTATGTTTACTTCATAGCCCAAATGGCGGCAAAGTGGATGAGGAAATGCTCTATGATACCGAAGTAGTCGAGCAAacacacaaataataaaatcatgaAGTTCGCGGAACTGTGTTTATTTTATCTCGGCACAATTAGGTCCCACAGAGATATTAATCAGCGGAGGGAAAAGGCAAACAAGCTGGGCAATCAAACAGCATGACAACAAGTTAATGGCGAGTGGGGGAGAATCTCCTTGCAAGACAGGGCTTATCGGCTCCCAATTGGCGATCGTGTCACAATAAATGATTTTCCTGTGATCAAGTTATTATATGCGGTTCCTGGCCCCACTCAGTCAGgcattcagtcagtcagtctcTCATCGACTGTTTCGTCTGGCCGCCTATATCGATCGATAATGAGGGGTTCCTGCGCTACCAGCTGGGCAACTTTGGCCGCGGCTTACATAAATCTCGGCTGCATTTTAATGCACAAAAACGATTGGGCCCATCGTGATTCCTTTTGGAAGACTCCGTCGTCGTCGGGTTTCGTGGCTGGGGCTCTGCACGGTCGGAGGTCATGCCCTGCGGTTTGTTGTGCCGTTTGTAAAATGctcaataaaaaatatcaaattttttCTGTGTCATTTGCATCTGCAGTCCTCGGCCCGCAGTCCGTGACCATATTATAAGCCACTCCGGCACTTTGACACAACCGAGGCAATAAGTACCCATGCTCGCTTCTCTGGTGGCCAACCGCTTGTCTTTCGTCATTAGCACACAATTGTTCACTACGTTCAAATGCTAAGATATCACTTTCGTTTGTTTAGCTGTCAGTGGCGATAAATTGGCCACCAGAGCACAGATAAGCTCGGGACTTAAGATTTTGGGCATTACCATTACTTTTCACCCGCCTATCTGGTTTGGCTAACATTCCGGATGGATGATGCACTTAATGCTGGCGGGATTGGAGTTCTATTCTTCCCAACAGGTTAGTTAACTAACCTTATTGTATTGTCTGATTAATAGTGATTTATCTGTGGCTTTAACGAATTACGTCTTATActtatactatatattttttgaaagcaACATAAATTGATGTCATTTATTGACCAGTGACTATCAGCCAATAAAGAACATTCTAGGTGCACCAAAATCATGTATAAAACCTTCTAAAGAGAAAGTGAAGCATTTCCCAatgcttaaaaaataaatgtgaatttaTATCCAAGCAAGATAAATATTCATCTATagcaatattatttccatatCTCCTTGATTTCAAGgtgtgctacaaaaattaagAAAGTCTGAGAACCTTTCAAGGATTCTGAACATAAAAGCTTATGTTTAATAAATTCTATTTTGCATAAAACATTTAACATAGCTACTCAAAACATAGCTTGCGAAGATTAATCATGGGGCTATCTTCAGCATTGATCTTGACAAATGTGGGTttagacaaaaaaaaacttttaaaagcAGCCTCACCAGTCACATATAACATCATTTCAGCGACTCCTCCCATGGAAAAGGGCCAAAAATGTGAGCAAATTAGACAAAGATAAAAGAAGCCGTGCCCAAAAATCACagtttcccaaaaaaaaaagttaacaattaaatcaacaaaatGTGGCTACTGCATTCGCGCGAGGAAACAGAGGCTTTGGCCAAAAGCCGAATGCCGAATGAATGACGGCATGAATGGATGAGCAATTGATGGCAGCTAGTATTGTTCTCAGGCTGGCGGGCACGTTGACAGAGCCATGTGTGAGTGCATCACCCAGAGTATCCAGCAGATACTTTTGGTGGCCCAGCATGACTGAGACCGAGACGATTGGGGCCCCCCGCCATGCCGAAAATCGCACGTTTCTATGCAAATCTTCTTCGCTTTTCAATCAGCTGCGCGACTAGGCCACGGAGGCTtctgtgttttattttttccttttgggtgTGGGGGTTGGGGTCTTTTGCTGGTTGTTCGGAGAGGTTTTTGGTGGCCTGTAGGCAATAATTATCGCTTGCATTACGTATTTCGGCTGCTTCTCGCTTTTGTTTTCGGCTCGGCGACTGTGTGGCAATCTAACTGGGTTGGCATAGAAAACGGGCGTTAAAATTAACGGGAGTTAAATGGTTTTTCAATTCACAAAAGGCAAAGGCAACGCCGCAATTGCACGAGGGCCCACCATCCATGCTTCTGTGATGGATAGTTTGGGGTTAAATATAGGCTAGATGGCTTCTTAGATACTTCTACAATGATTTGACACTTTGCCTGGGCTCTCGACTCTACTTGTACCGACCGAATTTGCTGAATTACTTTTCAACAGAATGGAAAACGACCTTTTAAGGTTGTTGCTCAATGTGCACAGTTTCACTAAGGGAGTGTTAattttgtgtgtgcttgtttGACTTACAAAATTAAATAGTTGTGGCAATGATTTGATTTTTCCTGCAAAAGGTTAAGTCCTTGACTTATACAGATACATACGTATTTCTTTGGCTAATAAAGTTTTCCATTATTTCAATGCATCGAATAAAAGTTTTAACAGCTCTTTCCAAGTggtaatattttttgatttatttgaaatattttttaattggaatatTCTTAAATCTAAACGGAAAATCAAGGTTTTTTGGTGCGTCAACTTGTGATTTTATTGCTTTCAGATCGTTTGTTAGTTATCTATTGGGCAATTCATTATGATTGCATGCAGCGCGATTTTCTGTTTTTAATGAGAAGAGCGCCAGACTCAATGTCATTCGCAAGGGGCAAGCAACAAAACATTGTCAATATCTTTTAATGAAAGGAACTAACCAGTTAGGAGCCAGAATCAGCCCGCCATTAAAGTCACGTTAAGCAGCAGAAGCTCCACTGGATGGTGATTACGACCATCACTTCTGATTTTGAATAGAATCCAATGTTAATTTTACATGAACCGCCAGCAATTGGCGGATAGCTACTGCTGCCTGCGCGATGCCTCATGGCTGGAGATTCGTGGGAATATTTGCGGCTGCCATTATTTGAGCATTTTTGCTACACCGAATCCATAATCGCAGGCGCAATGAATCGGCATCTGCATCTGCCTTCGTGTGCAGAAGGAAGCAGCCGTCGCATCCGAGCCACCGAGACGCAGATAAATTCAGCGAAAATCAAACAACGATATTATGCAACTCCTGGCTGGGAGTTGGTAGTTGGAGGGCCCCAAAGACGCTGCCCCAAAATCATAATATAAACTGTCCACTGTCAACTCTTCAGCTGTCTCCCTTGTGCTCCATTGTCTGGCGGCTGGCCAGAAAATAGAAGCCGAGAAACAAGCCAAGAAACGCCTCAAGTCAAAAAGTCGTCACTGCGAGCATTTCGAATCTTTAATttgcgattttgttttttatgcctTCCACGAGCGATCGAGCCATCGACCAACTCTTCACCAACGATTCACCGGCCCATTCCCGATATCACTTCCCTGCTCCCAGTCCAAAAGCCCTACAAGTGCTTCCCCTTCCTTATTAAAGTCTAATGGATTTCCAAACTGTCATCTTGCTGATTGACGGAAATCGATTTGAATTGCTTGCGATTTATGGAATACAATTTAAAGGAGGCTAATCCTGTTGGCTGTCATATGAGTTGAGGGCTTGCGAATATAAtgatgtatatgtataaagatgtacacctacatatatatgaataGAAGGATCAACATGGAACGAAGGAAGTTAAAGTTGATAACacaataatttgtttaaatggtGTAATTAGATAAAAGGAACACTTATGAGGTTCTGTAAAACTTTGCATATGTAATTttatgcatacatacataaatgaaCTTAACTCTTTTTAATACTTTTAACAAGATTTCTAATCATTTATAACTATTTTATAACAATAGTTATGCAAAACTGAAAAGCTACAAATTATagtatttatttctattttttccaAAATTAAAATCAGATACATGCCAAAAACAACCTTCTTTAATATTAAGCAGTCATAAGTTACGTTATAGACGTATTTCACACTCATGGTGCGCTGATTAAATTCCAAAGATAGCTGCTATTAACACAACATTTACATGGTCTTAACAGAAATGTTAAGCTTTTCTTCTGCCGATCTGTCACTGTTAAACTCATCGGCACCCGAAGATTTGTGCTCTTCTCTTCGGTCTTTGAACGCCCCTCTCGAGATCGCGGCGATCAGCTGTTCGCTGGAACGGTCGCAAAGACGCCctgcttttgttttactttgcGGATGCTTTTGGATTGGGGCCACTCTTCGGGCTTCTTTGGGAATTGAGGAAGATGTGGCAGCAATCTTCGCGAAGCGGTAGGTTCGTCCGGTTCGGCGGCGACGAGTGGTTTTGCTTTTTCTGTCTTTGCGCTGCCTTTGCGAGCGTTTTCGCTAAACAGAGCTCGAATCTGCGGGCCGCTCAGCTACTAAAGTTGGACGCCGCATTTGCCAATTGAAACATTCAAATGTGAATATCGTACGGGTGAAGACGTCTTCTGTTCGTCTGGCTCTGGCTCTTACTGTATTTTCAACCAATCTGATGtgaaaaaatttaagaaaaataaagtGCTTTTAGTGCGAAAACTTCAAACTCTTGAGATCTTAGATAACGTTTACGTAACTTTAAAggagcaaaatatttaaaaaaaaggacgCTTGTGATTATTCAATATTATTTAACAAGGATCTATTGTGAAGTTTTCAAGAATGAAGGATTTAAGCCCACGAACAAGGGAGCAAAATCACTTCGAGCTTGAGTCTGCAATTAAATATCGAACATCCAATTTGCTTATTTGTTAACATCCATATGAACTTGTCCCAAATCGGTTATCTTTTTCCTTTGAGATTACCAAACTCTAATTTCGCCCTAATAACGTCTTCATAGTGCAGACATGAGCAGCTTGAAGTGATTTTGTGCTACTACCGAAAACATCAACTGAATCGTGATTTCTGTGCATTACCACCTGATCCCTCTCTAGCccataacaaataataaaccGAATAATCGAGCATAGTGAGacaataaataacaataacgaATAATATGCAACAATCTAAGTAATATTCACAAGAAACCCGAAACAACAAAACGCTACGAATAAAACCCAGTCGGAGAGCGGAAAACTTTGTCATAAATAAGTTTACGGCAAAACCTACATATTACTTCAATCACGAAACTGAAAGCAAAAAAGGAAGCTGTTGAAGATTGAGTTGCTGCCACAGTTTCTAACCTGACTTACCTGAGTGTTTCTGCTCGACAAACTGACATTCAGAGCATTGCCAATGATGTTGATGCCGCTTAAAGGTGAGTGAGCCCAGAAGATCTGCGTCTGAGAATGCCTAGATGAGAATTTCGACAGCTTGGCAGATCGACAGCTGAATGGCTTTTAATAAAATGCCAAACGCATTTCGTACGCATGAATGGATAAAAAACGCATATGTGTGCACCATCTGTTGCCTTTCACTAGGCATCATCTTACTTAGATCTATTGCATGCATTTTCCACGTAATTTTTTTACCACTTTTGGTCAAGATGCTGGTAAAGTTTCAATGTATTGGCTGCATAATGAAGAGGTCATTTTATGGAGGCTCTTTTAGGTTATGCAAATAACTAGCATTTTTACTACttcaaaacaaataataataaaagaacacatttaaataattgtcGAGGCCTAGAAGTAATTAATATATGTAAGTTCTTTACTAAGCAAAATGACTATTTTATTTGGTagtatcaatttaaaattttaaaccTTAGTTTGGTTGTTTTTGGCTTGAATTTAAATAGTcgttttttataaaattcttattttcaaatttatttcttatttcctGTTATCTATGTGTTTTTTTGTATAAGCTTCCATCTGCAGCCGTTTATTAATCCATTAAAACCAATTACTTAATCAAGTTGGCTCTTCAGAAGATTCAAAGTCACGACCATTAAAGAGTTAGCAGTACCTTTGCTTCTTGTATTAATGCTGATCAATGTAAAAATTAATTGGTTCTTGCCAAATTAGACGATGAGCAATTTTAATAAATCTTCAATATGCCCAAAGCGACTTTTGGCTGATGATTAATTTGCAAATTGCTGGCTTGCTTAGATAAATAGATACGCCAATTAAAAGCCTCTGAACCGCTGGcatgcatttaattttttgttttttaggttttctaatttttacTGCATAAATTTAGTGTTGCAAAATTTGCAACCGCAATTGTTGCCTCGACTTGGCATTGTTATTAACGAATCTAAGATACTGCTGGCGGCTCTGAGCACACAGTTCAAGGATAAATGGCAGCGGTAGCTGCTCGGCTAAGAACAAACCCTTGGGAGGGGCCTGGGCCAAAAAAAGACAAATGAAAAGCAACTATTCGCAGCTGCAACATTTTTGTGTTAGATAATTTCGATTGCTGCTCAGCCCGTGATTACTGGGTGAGCAACTCGACCAGAGGGCCGCAGAAAGTAGTGCAGGAATTGGGAAATGCGCCTTAAATGTCAAGAGGTGCCACagtttcttattttcttctACAGTGCAGCCTCGTGGCGCAAATGAACAAAGGAAAGGCTGGCGAAGAGAAAAGACAAATTTAGGCCAAATGTGTGACTTAACGTCTTTCACATcgccacacacccacacacttaGAGGCGGCTGGAGGGAAGATGGGGGAGGtctgcttttgttttatgtgGCAGGAGGTTAAAGTTGACTGGGGAGACGAGCCGAAGGCaggcgaaaacaaaaataaagcgAGCCGGCTGCCTCA is part of the Drosophila sechellia strain sech25 chromosome 3R, ASM438219v1, whole genome shotgun sequence genome and encodes:
- the LOC6614220 gene encoding facilitated trehalose transporter Tret1-2 homolog isoform X2, whose protein sequence is MMSLTHGISLGWFSPTLPTLISDNSPIGHPIDISEVKWIGAAFGIGCLICNMLICVPVSYFGIKKCMYFVPLPNILNWILIYFASKSLYFYVCRVLLGFSGGTLVVCFPVFIAEVSDNSVRGTLGSFFMMTLCSGITVGFVLVYCLSYHVLPCVVIFLPILYLCLIIPLPEPPQDLLKRGYEEKAEKSFCFYKNLSKDPAQQAENKAEFDILRNKVLASGITEKITSADFFNKVSGKAFGLIAVLLLSNQMSGSFAIFNYSSTIFEQLGSRMEPNLCGIFLGVVQIFGLISAVLLVDRVGRRLLLIPSLAGMGLAELGVGLLKSFASQDFLHNNGWIALTLMGIVSFTASAGIVALTFVIIVELLPFKIRAPGISISMCGLSLSVFIALITYPVLINDYGVHITMFVSASFCLLGLAVLGIFLPETRGKSITQ
- the LOC6614220 gene encoding facilitated trehalose transporter Tret1-2 homolog isoform X3, which codes for MMTLCSGITVGFVLVYCLSYHVLPCVVIFLPILYLCLIIPLPEPPQDLLKRGYEEKAEKSFCFYKNLSKDPAQQAENKAEFDILRNKVLASGITEKITSADFFNKVSGKAFGLIAVLLLSNQMSGSFAIFNYSSTIFEQLGSRMEPNLCGIFLGVVQIFGLISAVLLVDRVGRRLLLIPSLAGMGLAELGVGLLKSFASQDFLHNNGWIALTLMGIVSFTASAGIVALTFVIIVELLPFKIRAPGISISMCGLSLSVFIALITYPVLINDYGVHITMFVSASFCLLGLAVLGIFLPETRGKSITQ
- the LOC6614220 gene encoding facilitated trehalose transporter Tret1-2 homolog isoform X1 produces the protein MQICSRRTRWQLLSTMILCMMSLTHGISLGWFSPTLPTLISDNSPIGHPIDISEVKWIGAAFGIGCLICNMLICVPVSYFGIKKCMYFVPLPNILNWILIYFASKSLYFYVCRVLLGFSGGTLVVCFPVFIAEVSDNSVRGTLGSFFMMTLCSGITVGFVLVYCLSYHVLPCVVIFLPILYLCLIIPLPEPPQDLLKRGYEEKAEKSFCFYKNLSKDPAQQAENKAEFDILRNKVLASGITEKITSADFFNKVSGKAFGLIAVLLLSNQMSGSFAIFNYSSTIFEQLGSRMEPNLCGIFLGVVQIFGLISAVLLVDRVGRRLLLIPSLAGMGLAELGVGLLKSFASQDFLHNNGWIALTLMGIVSFTASAGIVALTFVIIVELLPFKIRAPGISISMCGLSLSVFIALITYPVLINDYGVHITMFVSASFCLLGLAVLGIFLPETRGKSITQ
- the LOC6614220 gene encoding sugar transporter ERD6-like 6 isoform X4, whose protein sequence is MQICSRRTRWQLLSTMILCMMSLTHGISLGWFSPTLPTLISDNSPIGHPIDISEVKWIGAAFGIGCLICNMLICVPVSYFGIKKCMYFVPLPNILNWILIYFASKSLYFYVCRVLLGFSGGTLVVCFPVFIAEVSDNSVRGTLGSFFMMTLCSGITVGFVLVYCLSYHVLPCVVIFLPILYLCLIIPLPEPPQDLLKRGYEEKAEKSFCFYKNLSKDPAQQAENKAEFDILRNKVLASGITEKITSADFYVGILCHLQLFVDHLRATR